One genomic segment of Myxococcales bacterium includes these proteins:
- a CDS encoding DUF4259 domain-containing protein produces the protein MKKPVSPPRPKGVPAAAQWMEAEQEWELAPKDARGKKHGKVTWWRRDATIVCECEYAHGVAHGAFTRYHDDGKPSRTGTFVKGKMHGIDTAYRSATPTTELAFPARAFGDAVWRYEIDRDMDRVLASRWFDKRGRPVTATGEAMPARPANVPTRATFEPISGEWLDGETDESLARHGVWRTWHKQGALTSEVLYEHGVEKRRVEPKNAEASRSRAPAARRSELFGTDCAGDWLDDLDDEPTLKSVERAIMKAAKVGPRTYLEVDDCEAAVAAAGCIAQLSDKKGANGPLGKDTLSALSAQLAKMPQARRAALTKDAAAAVKLVLEDTKRSELCQRHEEDGARSPWRSQMRRLLARLGPPPASRPARRPA, from the coding sequence ATGAAGAAGCCCGTCTCGCCTCCGCGCCCGAAGGGTGTCCCTGCCGCCGCACAGTGGATGGAAGCCGAGCAGGAGTGGGAGCTCGCCCCCAAAGACGCGCGCGGGAAGAAGCACGGCAAGGTCACGTGGTGGCGCCGAGACGCCACCATCGTGTGCGAGTGCGAATACGCACATGGCGTCGCCCACGGCGCCTTTACGCGATACCACGATGACGGAAAGCCCTCGCGGACCGGCACCTTCGTCAAAGGAAAGATGCACGGCATCGACACGGCGTACCGTTCGGCGACACCGACGACGGAGCTCGCCTTCCCCGCCCGAGCCTTCGGCGACGCCGTCTGGCGCTACGAAATCGACCGCGACATGGACCGAGTCCTCGCGTCTCGGTGGTTCGACAAGCGCGGCCGCCCGGTGACCGCGACGGGGGAGGCGATGCCCGCGCGCCCCGCGAACGTTCCCACGCGCGCGACGTTCGAGCCCATCTCCGGCGAATGGCTCGATGGCGAGACCGACGAGTCGCTCGCGCGCCACGGCGTCTGGCGCACCTGGCACAAGCAGGGCGCGCTGACGAGCGAGGTTCTCTACGAGCACGGAGTGGAGAAGCGGCGCGTCGAACCGAAGAATGCCGAGGCGAGCCGCTCACGCGCGCCCGCGGCCCGGCGCAGCGAGCTCTTTGGTACCGACTGCGCCGGCGACTGGCTGGACGACCTGGACGACGAGCCGACGCTCAAGTCCGTGGAGCGGGCCATCATGAAGGCCGCCAAGGTGGGCCCCCGTACGTACCTTGAGGTCGACGACTGCGAAGCGGCCGTCGCCGCCGCAGGCTGCATCGCCCAGCTTAGCGACAAGAAAGGCGCGAACGGGCCGCTCGGCAAGGACACCCTCAGTGCGCTAAGCGCCCAGCTCGCGAAGATGCCCCAAGCAAGGCGGGCAGCTCTTACGAAGGACGCGGCCGCCGCCGTCAAGCTGGTCCTTGAAGACACGAAGCGCTCGGAGCTTTGCCAACGTCACGAGGAGGACGGCGCGAGGAGCCCATGGCGCAGCCAGATGAGACGGCTCCTAGCCCGCCTCGGGCCACCTCCAGCGTCCCGTCCGGCGCGACGGCCGGCATGA
- a CDS encoding proline--tRNA ligase, with translation MAQESAIKPTRSENFPDWYQAVVDAGELAENSEVRGCMVIKPWGYALWENIQKELDRRFKATGHKNAYFPLFIPLSYMEKEAEHVAGFAKECAVVTHHRLEAGPDGKLRPAGELTEPLIVRPTSETIIGAAYARWVRSWRDLPILINQWANVVRWELRPRLFLRTAEFLWQEGHTAHETEKEAREETDKMLAVYEDVARNVLAMPVIMGRKTEGERFPGAVDTLCIEAMVQDRKAVQAGTSHFLGQNFAKASGIKFQSRESKEEFAWTTSWGVSTRLIGTTIMAHSDDDGLVLPPRIAPSQIVIIPITPKPETRAEVLAACEALAAELQKQTAFGDPIRVEIDARDMNGGAKSWEWIRKGAPLRVELGARDIAQGTVFVGQRDKGPKAKESIARAEFVATIGAKLEGIQNAIYERALAFRKEHTKIVSSKEEFYAMFTPKNADKPEIHGGFALAHWDGSKELEAKIKEDLKVTIRCLPMKGVLPECDEPGTCIFTGKPSAGRAVFSKAY, from the coding sequence ATGGCTCAAGAGAGCGCGATCAAGCCCACCCGTTCCGAAAACTTCCCCGATTGGTACCAGGCCGTCGTTGACGCCGGAGAGCTCGCCGAGAACTCCGAAGTGCGCGGCTGCATGGTCATCAAGCCGTGGGGCTACGCCCTCTGGGAGAACATCCAGAAGGAGCTCGATCGGCGCTTCAAGGCGACGGGCCACAAGAACGCGTATTTTCCGCTCTTCATTCCACTCTCGTACATGGAGAAGGAAGCCGAGCACGTGGCCGGCTTCGCCAAAGAGTGCGCCGTCGTGACGCACCACCGCCTCGAGGCGGGCCCCGACGGCAAGCTCCGGCCCGCTGGCGAGCTGACGGAGCCGCTCATCGTGAGGCCCACTTCAGAAACGATCATCGGCGCCGCGTACGCGCGCTGGGTTCGCTCCTGGCGTGATCTCCCGATCCTCATCAACCAGTGGGCGAACGTCGTGCGCTGGGAGCTTCGGCCGCGCCTCTTCCTCCGCACCGCCGAGTTTCTCTGGCAAGAGGGGCACACGGCCCACGAAACCGAGAAAGAAGCGCGCGAAGAGACCGACAAGATGCTCGCCGTCTACGAGGACGTGGCACGCAACGTCCTCGCCATGCCCGTCATCATGGGCCGCAAGACCGAAGGCGAGCGCTTCCCCGGCGCCGTCGACACCCTCTGCATCGAAGCCATGGTGCAAGATCGCAAGGCCGTGCAGGCCGGCACGTCGCACTTCTTGGGACAGAACTTCGCCAAGGCGAGCGGCATCAAGTTCCAGTCGCGCGAGTCGAAAGAAGAGTTCGCCTGGACCACGAGCTGGGGCGTCTCCACGCGCCTCATCGGGACGACCATCATGGCGCACTCCGACGACGACGGCCTCGTGCTGCCGCCCCGCATCGCGCCCTCGCAGATCGTGATCATCCCCATCACGCCGAAACCGGAGACGCGCGCCGAGGTCCTCGCGGCCTGCGAAGCGCTCGCCGCCGAGCTCCAGAAGCAAACGGCCTTCGGCGACCCGATCCGCGTCGAGATCGACGCCCGCGACATGAACGGCGGCGCCAAGAGCTGGGAGTGGATCCGCAAGGGCGCGCCGCTCCGCGTCGAACTGGGAGCCCGCGACATCGCCCAGGGCACGGTCTTCGTCGGCCAGCGTGACAAGGGCCCCAAGGCCAAAGAGTCGATCGCGCGCGCAGAGTTCGTGGCCACCATCGGCGCGAAGCTCGAGGGCATCCAAAACGCCATCTACGAGCGGGCCCTCGCCTTTCGCAAGGAGCACACGAAGATCGTCTCCTCGAAGGAGGAGTTCTACGCGATGTTCACGCCGAAGAACGCCGACAAGCCCGAGATCCATGGCGGCTTCGCGCTGGCCCACTGGGACGGCTCCAAGGAGCTCGAGGCGAAAATCAAAGAAGATCTGAAGGTGACCATCCGCTGCCTGCCCATGAAGGGCGTCCTGCCCGAGTGCGACGAGCCGGGCACTTGCATCTTCACCGGCAAGCCGAGCGCCGGTCGAGCCGTCTTCTCGAAGGCGTACTGA
- a CDS encoding histidine--tRNA ligase, translating into MAGALSGFPEWLPQVELVQQELIGIVRREFELHGFTPLMTRSLEPLDALVGQGGETDKEIYGVHRLAAPERGGTSDTKMGLHYDLTVPFARYVSERRGELTFPFRRYQVQPAWRGERPQLGRFREFIQADADVIVQGALDLRFDIELVRLLRRTLDRIQSSALPIPRVKLLLNNRKLLEGFYRGLGVEAIAPTLRVIDKLGKIGPEKVHALLVQGGLTSEQATACIGISKLELHGSTDMDKVRALGVTHPLLDEGMSELGRVIDAASKGSAAGSVVGALHIARGLDYYTGTVVEGVFEDHPELGAVCSGGRYDNLASDGKQPLPGVGVSLGISRIMGYAEHLGLIKATKKTPAAVVVALHSEEERALSEDVADALRARGIATLVSDSSAAYGKQIKSASQLGISFVWFPGRAGQPDEVKNIVSGTQAEADRATWTPAS; encoded by the coding sequence ATGGCCGGCGCGCTCAGCGGCTTTCCCGAGTGGCTCCCCCAGGTGGAGCTCGTGCAGCAAGAACTGATCGGCATCGTCCGCCGCGAGTTCGAGCTGCACGGCTTCACGCCGCTCATGACGCGGAGCCTCGAACCGCTCGATGCCCTCGTCGGGCAGGGCGGCGAGACCGACAAGGAGATCTACGGCGTTCACCGGCTTGCGGCGCCGGAACGTGGCGGCACCTCCGACACGAAGATGGGCCTCCACTACGACCTCACGGTCCCCTTCGCGCGCTACGTCAGCGAGCGGCGCGGCGAGCTCACGTTTCCGTTTCGTCGCTACCAAGTCCAGCCGGCGTGGCGCGGCGAACGGCCGCAGCTGGGGCGCTTCCGCGAGTTCATCCAGGCCGACGCCGATGTCATCGTGCAAGGCGCCCTCGACCTTCGCTTCGACATCGAGCTGGTGCGCCTCCTCCGGCGCACCCTCGACCGCATCCAGTCGAGCGCCCTGCCGATCCCGCGCGTCAAGCTGCTGCTCAACAACCGCAAGCTCCTCGAGGGCTTCTACCGAGGCCTCGGCGTCGAGGCCATCGCGCCCACGCTCCGAGTCATCGACAAGCTCGGCAAGATCGGCCCCGAGAAGGTCCATGCGTTGCTCGTTCAAGGGGGCCTCACTTCCGAGCAAGCGACGGCCTGCATCGGCATCTCGAAGCTCGAGCTCCACGGATCGACCGACATGGACAAGGTGCGCGCGCTTGGCGTCACCCACCCTCTCCTCGATGAGGGCATGAGCGAGCTCGGTCGTGTCATCGACGCGGCGAGCAAGGGCTCGGCCGCGGGCTCCGTCGTCGGCGCGCTGCATATCGCGCGCGGGCTCGACTACTACACGGGCACCGTCGTCGAAGGCGTCTTCGAGGACCACCCGGAACTCGGCGCGGTCTGCTCCGGCGGCCGCTACGACAACCTCGCAAGCGACGGCAAGCAGCCCTTGCCGGGCGTCGGCGTCTCCCTCGGAATCAGCCGCATCATGGGCTACGCCGAGCACCTTGGCCTCATCAAGGCCACGAAGAAGACGCCGGCCGCGGTCGTCGTCGCGCTCCACTCGGAGGAAGAACGCGCCCTCTCCGAAGACGTCGCCGATGCGCTCCGCGCGCGCGGCATCGCGACCTTGGTCTCCGACTCGTCGGCCGCCTACGGCAAGCAGATCAAGTCGGCCAGTCAGCTTGGGATCAGCTTCGTGTGGTTCCCCGGTCGGGCCGGCCAGCCCGACGAGGTGAAGAACATCGTCTCAGGTACGCAGGCCGAAGCGGACCGCGCGACGTGGACGCCAGCGTCGTAG
- a CDS encoding glutathione S-transferase, with protein sequence MRLYHTASSPFVRKVLVAAHELGLAGRIETVFLRPSPTKADGDLAKSNPLSKIPALIDERGEALYDSPVICEYLDSLAPRRLVPDHGPSRFRVLRQQALCDGILDAGILVRYEHVERPEALRWDGWIKGQTEKAKLGLDALELEVANFSTTEIDLGQICAAVTFGWFEFRKPIGDIRKGRPQLTAFFERFSERPSMKATFPAA encoded by the coding sequence ATGCGCCTCTACCATACGGCCTCGTCTCCTTTCGTTCGCAAGGTCCTCGTCGCCGCTCACGAGCTGGGGCTCGCGGGACGCATCGAGACGGTGTTCCTTCGGCCTAGCCCCACGAAGGCCGATGGAGACCTCGCCAAGTCGAACCCGCTCTCCAAGATCCCCGCGCTCATCGACGAGCGCGGCGAGGCTCTCTACGACTCGCCCGTGATCTGCGAGTACCTCGACTCGCTCGCGCCGCGGCGCCTCGTGCCCGACCACGGCCCTTCCCGCTTCCGCGTCTTGCGCCAGCAGGCCCTCTGCGATGGCATCCTCGATGCTGGCATCCTCGTTCGCTACGAGCACGTCGAACGGCCCGAGGCCCTTCGCTGGGACGGCTGGATCAAGGGACAGACCGAAAAGGCCAAGCTCGGTCTCGACGCCCTCGAACTCGAGGTCGCCAACTTCTCCACGACCGAGATCGATCTCGGGCAGATCTGCGCCGCGGTGACCTTCGGTTGGTTCGAGTTCCGAAAGCCCATCGGCGACATTCGCAAGGGCAGGCCGCAGCTCACTGCGTTCTTCGAGCGCTTCTCCGAGCGGCCGTCGATGAAGGCCACTTTCCCAGCGGCCTGA